In Candidatus Nitrosotenuis uzonensis, one DNA window encodes the following:
- a CDS encoding methane monooxygenase/ammonia monooxygenase subunit C: MAQMPALIPKEVEIQRLKKIWLIVIAMGSTAASVEVDNFVDGSLHQTSIRDSAFTPAHWWLYSHFVALPLGWGAVAIYDRRVPILRGPNNSMNTGLKMTILGYLATMFTIGVNEMWHFWFVEEIFAVPNHWMFNMGVVVAFMGALAYVVRVYARLVELGAETPGENPYVAEMYKMALEGKLYSRSIP; the protein is encoded by the coding sequence ATGGCACAGATGCCGGCATTAATCCCAAAAGAAGTTGAGATCCAGAGACTAAAGAAGATCTGGCTCATCGTCATCGCAATGGGATCCACAGCAGCATCAGTGGAAGTAGACAACTTTGTAGACGGCTCTCTACATCAAACCTCTATCAGAGACTCTGCGTTCACTCCAGCACACTGGTGGTTGTACTCACACTTTGTAGCACTACCACTAGGTTGGGGAGCAGTAGCAATCTATGATAGAAGAGTACCAATCCTCAGAGGCCCGAACAACTCGATGAACACTGGCCTGAAGATGACCATTCTTGGTTACCTTGCAACCATGTTCACGATCGGAGTCAACGAGATGTGGCACTTTTGGTTCGTAGAGGAAATCTTCGCAGTTCCAAACCACTGGATGTTCAACATGGGTGTCGTCGTAGCCTTCATGGGCGCTCTAGCATATGTCGTTAGAGTATACGCACGACTGGTCGAACTAGGTGCAGAAACACCAGGTGAGAACCCATATGTTGCTGAAATGTACAAGATGGCCCTAGAAGGCAAACTGTACAGCAGATCCATCCCATAA
- a CDS encoding methane monooxygenase/ammonia monooxygenase subunit B translates to MVDKKIFVVALGVILALGTFGPHVAQMVQNAEAHGVQAQLQSRFVKIEDETFNRQSLNTGEELVISGKFVSLVERDLRGWNSIFSESTNAGNRWEILARSPPGNVFQIPGNAVIDYEIRAKALEPGVYHVHTQLNVASVGPGLGPGQTVVVSGEPILKPIPYTNIMYQSIIIAVGYVITFATRPWQVI, encoded by the coding sequence ATGGTCGACAAGAAAATATTCGTAGTAGCGCTCGGTGTGATTTTAGCACTAGGAACATTTGGTCCACACGTGGCACAGATGGTCCAAAATGCAGAAGCACACGGTGTACAGGCACAACTTCAAAGCCGTTTCGTAAAGATTGAAGACGAGACATTCAACAGACAGTCACTCAACACAGGTGAAGAGCTGGTCATTAGTGGCAAGTTCGTCAGTCTGGTTGAAAGAGACCTCAGAGGATGGAACTCTATATTCTCAGAGTCCACCAACGCAGGCAACAGATGGGAAATTCTAGCAAGAAGCCCACCAGGAAACGTCTTCCAGATACCAGGTAACGCTGTTATCGATTACGAAATCAGAGCCAAGGCATTAGAGCCAGGCGTATACCACGTACACACACAGCTTAATGTAGCTAGTGTTGGACCAGGATTAGGCCCAGGACAAACAGTTGTAGTATCTGGTGAACCAATACTAAAACCAATTCCATACACAAACATCATGTACCAATCAATAATCATTGCAGTTGGCTACGTGATCACGTTTGCAACTCGCCCCTGGCAAGTAATCTAA
- a CDS encoding DNA adenine methylase, producing MLSQILSVEPKPFVKWAGGKRQLLDVIEKHLPRRFETYYEPFLGGGAVLFRMLAQNPDARCKASDLNSDLVLAYVTVRDRVDELIQSLQNHAKNYKKNPDSYYYKVREQEPKDQIEKVSRLLFLNRTCFNGLYRVNSKGKFNVPLGRYSNPNIVNEENLYAVSNILRIRKVQFSCRDFTSVLDDADRGDFVYFDPPYQPVSDTANFTSYTNRDFTYEDLQKLVKVSEKLSERGCNVLHSNSNSPEVRALFSKDWKIVAIRANRAINSDSSKRTGHTELLIKNY from the coding sequence CTGTTGAGCCAGATACTGAGCGTTGAACCAAAACCATTCGTCAAGTGGGCTGGAGGAAAAAGACAGCTTCTTGATGTCATAGAAAAACATCTGCCGCGCCGGTTCGAGACGTACTATGAGCCGTTTCTTGGAGGCGGTGCAGTTTTGTTTCGCATGCTGGCACAAAACCCTGATGCCAGGTGCAAAGCATCCGACCTTAACTCTGACTTGGTGCTTGCGTACGTAACAGTCAGAGACAGAGTGGACGAGCTAATACAATCGCTTCAAAATCATGCTAAAAATTACAAAAAAAATCCGGATTCTTACTATTATAAGGTGAGGGAACAGGAGCCAAAGGACCAGATAGAGAAGGTCTCGCGACTGTTGTTTTTGAACAGGACGTGCTTTAACGGACTGTATCGCGTGAATAGCAAGGGCAAGTTTAACGTGCCGCTGGGCAGATACTCAAATCCGAACATTGTCAATGAGGAGAATCTGTATGCTGTAAGCAACATTCTGCGCATAAGAAAAGTGCAGTTCAGCTGCCGTGATTTCACTTCTGTTCTTGATGATGCAGACCGAGGCGACTTTGTCTACTTTGATCCGCCCTACCAGCCGGTGAGCGACACAGCAAACTTTACCAGCTACACTAACAGGGATTTTACATACGAGGATCTGCAAAAACTCGTCAAGGTATCCGAGAAGCTATCTGAGAGAGGCTGCAATGTACTCCACTCAAACTCAAACTCGCCTGAAGTACGGGCGTTATTCTCAAAGGACTGGAAGATAGTTGCAATACGCGCCAATCGGGCCATAAACTCGGACTCTAGCAAACGAACAGGGCACACCGAGCTCCTGATAAAGAACTATTGA
- a CDS encoding ammonia monooxygenase, with protein sequence MVWLRRCTHYLFIVVVAVNSTLLTINAGDYIFYTDWAWTSFVVFSISQTLMLVVGACYYLTFTGVPGTATYYALIMTVYTWVAKGAWFALGYPYDFIVTPVWLPSAMLLDLAYWATKKNKHSLILFGGVMAGLSLPLFNMVNLITVADPLETAFKYPRPTLPPYMTPIEPAVGKFYNSPVALGAGAGAVLSVTMAALGCKLNTWTYRWMAAWSKWD encoded by the coding sequence ATGGTCTGGCTTAGACGATGTACTCACTACTTGTTCATAGTAGTGGTTGCAGTCAACTCTACCCTGCTAACAATTAATGCAGGAGACTACATCTTCTACACTGACTGGGCCTGGACTTCGTTTGTCGTATTCTCAATATCGCAAACACTGATGTTAGTAGTCGGCGCATGCTACTATCTGACATTCACAGGAGTTCCAGGAACGGCAACGTATTACGCGTTGATCATGACTGTCTATACGTGGGTTGCCAAAGGTGCATGGTTTGCACTCGGTTATCCATACGACTTCATTGTCACACCAGTTTGGCTACCATCAGCAATGCTGCTGGATCTGGCATACTGGGCAACAAAGAAGAACAAGCACTCGCTGATACTATTCGGCGGTGTAATGGCAGGACTATCATTGCCGCTGTTCAACATGGTCAACTTGATCACGGTTGCTGACCCGTTAGAGACTGCATTCAAATATCCAAGACCAACACTGCCTCCATACATGACTCCGATCGAGCCCGCTGTAGGCAAATTCTATAACAGTCCAGTTGCACTCGGTGCAGGCGCAGGTGCCGTACTATCGGTAACTATGGCCGCGTTGGGATGCAAGCTAAATACGTGGACGTATAGATGGATGGCAGCTTGGTCCAAGTGGGACTAA